Genomic window (Cardiocondyla obscurior isolate alpha-2009 linkage group LG06, Cobs3.1, whole genome shotgun sequence):
gttaaaaattagattttatgGCTGTATTCtgttgaaagaaataattttttttgtcattattctatatgaaaacgtaaaataataaaaataaaagacaacaTTTCGAGTCctgatttaattttcgtttcttttcttttttccaaagCCGTTAAATTTGGGCGCATGTCGAAGAAACAACGGGAGAAGGTCGAAGATGAAGTCAGATTTCACAGAGCGCAAATGAGGGCGGCTTCGGAAACGGCGCCGGACAGCAGCGTATTCGAGCACCAAACGCCGAGCAGTTCGGATCAACATCACCCTTACAATGGCGGGTAAGTATAGTGGAAAgtattcttaaattaaaaataaaaagaaaaaaaaaaggggaacgCGTTCCACTGACTTTTtcgattttctcttttaaaaagttctatattaaaaagcaCGGTAACTTGAAGCAGCTATCGCAGTCGCaatatataaagttaaatGGGAAGAAGCAAGTCTCGCTTCTTCCTTCGATCAGCTTGCACCTCTGAACGGACCCTACTTACGCGGACCTATCATTTTGTCCTCGGCAGGTACACGTACGGTGGTAGCGAGTACACGTCGTCAGGTCCCGGCACCGGCGGCTATACGAATTACAATCATCAAGCGATGACGAATTACGAGCTTAGCGCCGATTACGTCGACAGCACGACGACCTACGACCCCAGACCGACGCAGACGCAAGTCGCAGACACCGTCGCGCCCGACACACCCTCGGCCGTCACCGCGACCGGGGTGCTTCCCAGCGTGGTCACCACCGGTAAGTAACGCTTCGTTTCTAATTCCTAAATCCGTTAATCCCATTCGCGCGTCGTCGAATAAAACGACAACGCCGCACCATGGAAAAAGACATGACGATATAACTGggttgtaatattaaaaatagaagtcCCGTAACAgaactaatattaattttcccttgGCATCGGGGGAAAAATAAAGACGGAGTGAGAAAGTTTTTTTATCCAGTCTAGTAAATTATGTGAATGGTTTCtcaaaattatcattttctcAGCTACAgaacgtataaattatttttctataacgTTTCCTGTGGAGATAATAGATGTTGATGTGACGCATCGCGGAgtatggaaataaaaaagttttattaaatttaatttacgaataataacggtgtttttttctttttttcttttcgttaacTTAACTTAAACTTTACTTTGAGAGAATCTTAAATTAGAGTTTAATTACTGAGATATTTAATGAGGAAAGTTATAAAGTTATGAGAAAGCAAATATCCAATCAAATTtccattaagaaaaaaatatattccaagTTGCTGAAACAACTTTTGAAGAAGTAAAGAATGACAGTTCTTGAAATGCGCTgcataattcaattttttttttttgtatattatgcaaataatacCCTTTTTATTggcaaaaatatgtttatgtaattgtaatttgtCAGTGCGTTAGTTTTGTTGAGAAATTTACGTATATTTGTACGAAGAGTTAATTTCTTTGCTTCACATTTATTAATctcgtgtatttttatttattctgaaaataaaaattaaattcagaacAGTAGAGGATTTAATGAAGTTAATAAAGCTAACGATAATTACTTTCGTCAAAATAACTACGTTTTAGAACGTAAACGTTTTCATCAACATGGGTTTATCtcgatgtaaaaaataaaattggtaCAAGTACATTacataagaaattattttaataagtacCTGCTAAATTAGAATTGTAATCTTATAAGCGCAACTGTTAAGTTCTCGCTTCGTAACCGACACGCTAAATGCATTCCGAAGCACTGTCATTAACCTGGAGTTAATTGCGTTCGCGTCTTTAATGTCACTAAAGTTCCTTCCATCTCATGTCCTTGTCATCGATAATGATTTCTCGAGTAAAACCGCAAATATTCTTCGTGTTCTATTACGCGGTAATTGTTTCTGCAATATCGACACAAATATTTCTCTCGCGATTTTTATCGCAATGAACATTTACATACGTATAACAAGTATTACTAAATTTTCCTAACAATTGAAAGTAACGCGGTTTTAAAACGTTATGCCTTTCGATTTGTTCTTAAGAAAGTAAAAGATCGTGTACGCAACCCCTCGATTACGTGCACACAATTCCAAGTCTATTGACGATAGGACCCCCCTAGCATAGGACTCATTCACAGAACTGAAACATTTAGACCTGTTCGGTTCAACCCTCGAGATCAATTCAAGCTCTCATGAACTTTGACTTTTCGGCACATCAGGGAAGTCTCTGTCCGCCTCGACGACCGGGAGTGGCGCAGGGGGTGGCGGTACCGGCAATGGAgctggcggtggcggcggtagTGGTGGTGGTAGTAACGGTGGTGGAGGTGCTGGTAGCGGTAATGGTAGTGGTAGCGGCGGCGGTAGCAGCGGTAATGGTTCTACCGCGGCTGCCGGCGGGACTGCCGGGGGTGGTGGCGGTAGCGGCTCCCTAAGCGGCGGCGGAATCGTCGCCGTGAAGCAGGAGTCCGCTGTCGAGCTTGCCGGCCTGGGCCACGGCTCCTATACGATGGTTGACTCGACGACCTTCCTTAGCGGGCAGCAACAGAGGGTCAGCAACCCATCTGAAGATGACGAAGTGCCGAGTCTGCCCAGTATGTCCCATGCGATGAGATGTGAGGTTACGTTTGTGTCCCTTTGCATGCCATCATTCCCTCCCCCAACTCACTTGCCTATCCCTCGCGAACCGAAGTTCTGCACGGCCAACGAAAATTTTACGAAGCGCACttctcgcgaaattttttttttttttttagagaaatcTCACgacaagatttaattaaaagctgggatatttattttagtaaacGCTTAGAAGTTGTTTGAATCCTGTTCttttgagaaattttttatgcgcTGTATACTTCAAAGTCTGTACGTAGATTCTTTTTTAAGCGACTGTAAAcgattagaaaattttatactgtagtatcttgaaataatttaaaataatagtataaCGTAAAACTATTATGTTAAATATGGAATCTTAAGGAAAGGCGGTTTGCCAACGAAATTCATTAATCAACGTGGAAACTAGTCCAGTCTCATGAAAAATTCATAAAGAGTTATTCAAAAATGGAAATTACTTACTCTTTTATGTTACAAGGTACGACGCTATCTACTTGCtgacgcgataaaattattataaacgtttcagtgtattttattacatggTAAAACGTTGGCCCTTTAAAACTTCATTTCGAACGTTGAATGTTAGCATTACgcatgttatttaaaattttttttttatttgtacattatttattagtgtaaaatattacgttcCTTTCTATTCTTTATTCTCTTTACAATTACATTACTAGTGAAATATTAAACCCTAACGTTTATTaatctctttattaatttttatattgcatatcaattttatttttggtgttaatgaattaatatctCTACTAGATATATGCACGAAATCCTAACGCACAATCACATCAGCATGAACTATCCTCCTGTTTGCAACATAACAATCtatctaataaattattctgttCAAATCATTGTCATTATCATATTTCTATTCAAGATTCTTgtaccaaatttttttttttataaaaaaaaaagtgtacgATAAATgtggaaagaaaattttcaagtagttgaagaaattaatttatgaaatgaCAAAGACTTAAAAGacaatataaatacattatacGATTGCACGTTTGTGGCgcttgaaatatatttaaaatctcttttatttgttcccaaaataaattccttttatttatatataccactgttcttcttttttatctaaatGTATATGTCACGAGAGAAACCTTTTTTACGAGCAAAAAATCCGCCGGACTTTCGCAGATCCGGCACAGATCAGCGAGCTTCTCTCGAAAACGATAGCGGACGCGCACGCAAGGACGTGCCTGGTGTCGACGGAACAGATCCAGGAGTCCTTCCGAAAACCCACAGACATCTCAAGAATGATCTACTACAAGAACATGGCGCACGAGCAGCTCTGGCTGGAGTGCGCACAAAAGCTGACCACTGTCATTCAACAGATCATCGAGTTCGCTAAAATGGTCCCTGGATTTATGAAGCTCTCGCAGGACGACCagattgttttattaaagGCCGGTACGTAGCTGCATCGGCTTGCATAAGTACGACTTGCCGGCGATAACACTTTATTACCCTTTTGCGTGTTTCCGCGCGCGTGATTTGaccgtaaattaaaaaaaaaaaaaaaagaaagaaaaatttaatctgaaaattaattctaattttaatttctaagtGGAACAGGGTAAGTAACTGCACCGTACTTATTTAACGCAGTTACTAACAATTTTATCcctttttctaataaatatatacctaaaaatattaataataaaaataataatcttttatcagttttatttaaacgttaataaattgataaactAGTATGCCACGTTTGGATATATaactgttttaattttattacgctgGAGTGATGAAAGTGGTcaactttatttctttttttccttttcttttttaattgtaaacgaatataaataaaaattgcgtgGGATCTGAACTAacgttttcttaaaattgtaggTTCCTTCGAGTTGGCTGTGCTACGAATGAGCAGGTACCTCGATCTCCAGCAAAACTGTGTCCTATACGGCGACACCTTGCTACCGCAGGAGGCATTTTATACGACGGATACGGCGGAAATGAAGCTTGTTTCCTGCGTGTTCGAGCTGGCCAGAAGCATCGCCGAACTGAAGCTCACCGAAACCGAGTTGGCGCTCTATAGCGCAGCTGTTCTACTTAGCCCTGGTGAGTGACGCAAGCATACAACTccactatatatatatatttttttttttgtaattataattaaacaacgTCTGCGTATAGCGTTGTGCTATACGCGTGAGCTAGAGTTCAAAATTTCAATGCTTCTTTAATGCCCTAAAGTTATTACGATACTTATCTATCAAAAGCACGCatttaaacgttttattttattctatttgttacgtcaaaaattattaagatcaTGTTTTCTTCAGAATAACCCATTCCGTCGTTTTAGCAAGAATTTAGTGTTAAAAGGGTGTTCGTCGAGTTAATCAAGCTGGATTGGAAGAAATTAACAGACTAAAAGATACCTTCAGATTTCGTTATTACTTAACAATCGCACGTAAGTGATTGATAATATCTTTGCGCAGATCGACCGGGACTGAAGTGCCTGGGAGACATCAATAGGCTGTCGCAGGCGGTGATCAGAGCGTTAAGGTCGGAACTGGATCGGAACCACGTAACACCGATCAAGGGCGATGTGACCGTGTGTGACGCGATTCTCGCGAAGATACCGCAATTACGGGAGATCTCGCTGCTGCACATGGACGCGCTGGCAAAGTTCAAGCGGTCGCAGCCGCATCTCGAGTTCCCGGCCCTCCACAAGGAACTCTTCAGTGTCGATAGCTGAACGAGCGACGCGGCGCGGAACGTCGCCCCGGCGCTGCCGAGCGGACAGGAGCGCGAGTAGCGTCCCCGGACCTTGCTCGGTCAAGGTGAGTCCGACCGTCccggaagagagaaagagagagagagagagagatactcGACGATCTCGTGGCATGGGAGAGCCGAAAGTGGCGACGCTTCCTAGGAAGAATCCGCGAATCGGCTCGGATGACAAACGAGATCTCGATGACGAGAGACGAGGTAACACGAGCGTCGTCAACAGATCGACCGATCGTGTCGATGGTATTTGTACGTCCCGTCGCGAAAAGAAGTTGCCTGTGCCGAGAACAACGAAACAGAGGCAGCGCGTATCACGGCAGTCGTTTTACGTTACGTTAGCTCCGCGAATCTACGAATCGGAGATTCGCGCTTTTAAGACGGCTACTCTTAAGACGATTTATTACGGAAACAGGTACTCGGAGAAGCGAGGAACGATGTCAGCTGCTCACCTGAATTTTACGATTCAGGATGCGACTTAGGAGTCGCAGTCACAATTAGTACtaaataattctataaataGAAACTGTAATTTCTAGAGTGTTTAAGTACGAAgcgatttaaaataagttaaaattgtttctcgttgttttttttttttttttggaaaggcgcacaaaagataaatttagcgcacaaaataaaaatttgaataatttttaagttaacgattagaaatgtaataacgctgttataaagaatttatctaaaaatataaaaccacCGTGTTCTTCTGAAGTTTAAACAGagatttaatagaaatatatctTGTTAAAGAtggatattttaaatgttggTCATTTTTAACGATCAGTGATatcacataaattttattgctttttaacAAATAACTTTCTAATTCCTCGtgatattgataaaaatatgtctTTTACtcaaattaagtttaaataaaatcgtgaaTGGTTAAAATACAAGCGGGCTTGtattttaaagtcttaatgatacaattattattgaaaaaggCAATTTCAGTGAgacgttattaaaatcatGAATTTCAACGGAAAAATGCGTGATAATTAATGGAATATTTggttttcattatttatttaatattatatttatttaactattatataaaattgttgcaaaattctttagtcttaatataaaataaatagaaatgtattatcttttacgataataattttttttttaattggaattattttattaaaagttaatacTACATATGAGACACGTATGAGGAATGTATGAAAATGTCTATATGGTTTTTTAGAGTTAAcattactaaatttttttttaatcgagttaatatgcaataaaacatatttattgcaatatattatcACATACACAcgaataataaagttaaatgtGGAGCTATGAACATACTTTTTATTGCAAACGTAAGTAGTAGTCTgacatctttttttaaaaatcgcttGTCCGAGTACCGATATATTGAATATTCGGGAGTTTTACACGTTAtacaaaatacttttttttattatctcaatTGTATAGcaggaaaatttttgttttaataatagcaAACCTGAACAAACTCTCGATTGTCCATGTGCACGAatctttttacaatattttaactcATGAAATTCATATGGCATAATAAATAACACGTAATATACAAGTTTTTACCCTTTAACTGGTCAATTATAGTTATTTAATCACTGAAAGGAGATATTAACGCCTCTTGATTAAATCTATCGTTTGGATTTCATAAAGAAACttaatcataaaatttataaatggtATTTTACACAAAGTAATTACtatctattaatttaacgataatttaaataatttgtttgctgcttataatatattaaaatcgtaaatgaaataaataaattgccgtTAAAAGGGTTTAAGctaatgagaaaataatttaattagaaaataatttgtaaatatgcTTATACGGTTACCAACAATCTGATTCGAAGTCAGATCGACCCCGTTTCTCCTTCTCAAACGTCCTCAACGTTTTCATTTTccaaaaaaatgataaaaatacaatttatggACTAGTTAATTAGTGTAATTATAATAGTacatcaaaaaaaaatttttttttaattaaatctcttttacAAGTGCTAAAATTCTAAATGATATTGCCTGGACGTCCTGAACGAGAAATCAAAGTATGTTAACGGAtgaatttgattaaaattgagtcagaatttaaatatttataaaaatataattttacattaatctatttcttttttttttcttcttctaaagaaatattattttatttacgatattGAAATATGATCTCCTAATCCGAAAAATCTGATTCATTCTTCATAATCCCTTTCATCCGCGATTATTTTAACTTAGGTGGCTTGAATTTCAATCGATTAGCCTACCGGATAGCGTCATATTGATTGTAATACATTAATTCATTCGTCAAAAATTAGATTTTGTCTTAATCATTTAAATTACGCTATGTTAAACTGtgtgcgttttatatttattttaagataattcttgatcataattataaagtattaCAATTAACATATTCGAGTTGGAAAATCGTAGTGGATTATTGTCAAGTTGCGGAACTATAATAGATACgcagaataaatttatttttatgtcaaTGAGAGTGACATTTCTTTACCAATGATTGAATTTCAAGCTGCAAAATGTTGCAAAGAGATACAGAtcaaaaataagaatatttgattttttaaattaaatttcctgcgaaattacgataattttatttgtaattaataccgactaaatttttctttctttttctttttaatggaattatttttatgaaacttAAGATGGATGACAGTAtcttattttacgtttaatttgcAAGACATGTTTTATCGCGTagaaaaatagttaattatgAAGAATTTTGGTTTATGGTTTTCCTCAATAATTCTTACGATTGTAATATCTTTTTGGGgcattttgtatttattgtttgtataataaaattagtttatataaattttatatgtaatagaaaataatattattgaaaattaacattgatctgaaattaaatgtcCGGTAGGCTTTTAAATGTACGTCACGTTGAACTGTCTTTGACAAAAGTATCGAATAATGCCTCTCTTAAAAGACAAACCGATTTGGTTGCCTATTCTCGGTCGGATGATTCTTCCTAGGAAACGTCGAGAGCTAAGCACATTTAAGGTAAATCTAGGAAAGTAGGAAAAGTTATAAGATAGATTCACACGAAGAAGAAAACACATCGAGAATGGAACGCTGGTACATGGCCTCGCTAATCGTTGACAGACAATTTAAGGATTTATCACGAACAGAAGAACTTCGTAATCTAATTTCCAAACTGGGGGAGTTTCTCGTTTCAATAGAACGAGGTAAACTGGAAAACAAATCTTGAGAAACTGTCCCTTCGGGATATAACGTAAGAAGTTTAGTGCGCGTGCATTTCTTTCAAAGTGGATTagacgattaaaaataaaacgcaaacATGTACGAATCTCTTTTTTGTCAAACgaacgtttataaaataaactgtgAATTTTGGTGATTGATTTCGAATATTCTTGTGTCTTTCACAACTCTTAAGAAAGAACgtgataaataataagtatGCAGTTCCATATCGCACATTaactatcgcgaaaataatattgtcagtactcaataaataaataattaatagtgCGAATAGCATCTGCCGCggacttaattttaattttattttaattatttaatgttttccATAGTAGTTGTAATTTCAAAACTCGCTTTATACTTCGCGCGTGTTTTCCAATCTTTACTGcaataatgattaatattcagaaattattaaaaaaaaaaaaaacgtaatacgTGTTTAAATAAGCATACGTGATTCGGTCATCATTTGTggtgtttctttttctatattattatttttttatattctttcaaagaaaatatgataaaaagcTTCAATTATAAAACTGACTCAAGTTAGCACTTTGTCCGATCACGCGTGGATCATCTACTAGCGTTCGGCGACCCGCAATCATCTCACACGCATTCTttacgacaacgacgacggtgACAAACAATGACGATGACGATAACGACAACGTCAGAAAACATTATATACAATCGACTGAATAGTTCTATATTCACACGGTGCTTACAACAGGGAGCAAACCAGGTACAAGCGTTATTTAACCGTATATTCGTCTCCTTTCTGTTACAGATAATTTCCTTCGTAATGAACGTATTGGGCcttaaataaacataaaaaaaaaaacattgttatatataaagtatacataaaaaaagcaacataaagtatatatacagaagaaatatatatataaatataaagtataaatatatacatatatatatatatagtgtGAATGCGTATGTGTATACGATACCTCTCGGAGAAGCAGAGGTATACACATACGCATGTCGTTAtaagattatattatatagaccgagagaggaaaaaaaaaatcgcgaacgCGTGCGAAGGGAGCGAGCAAGAGCGTATGTGCATGTGTGAGCGAGAAACGACGAGCGCGAATGTGAGTGTTGACcggagagcgaaagagaaaaaaagggagaaagagagacatcAGTTGCTACGATATAtacataaagtatatattgtattaactaaaaaaaaaaaaaaacgaaaaaaagaaaaaaaataagtggagaggaagagaggagaaCGGTGATTAACCGAGTCCCGTCGGGACGGTCCGGAGACGACGCGGATAAATCGAGGACCGACGTTTTCGCGATTAGTGAATCTCGGTTGTGCCACTCGTGCCGACATAGACCGATATTATCGTACCGTCGAACACAAGAATACGCGACGCGGACGGGCGAACCCAGCGAATAGCATCGACGAACGGAGGTTAGAGCTTATTGCAAAGGATCGAAGAATCGTGGAACCGCGCCGGAGTTATAAGTGTAATTAACCGCGACAGTGATGACGACGAAGACCATTACAGTTTTACACTCCGAGAACCTTTATTCgatctaactttttttttcttttcctttttttttaattctacctTTATCTTGCCCCTGTTAATCACTGCACAGTTTGTTAACGACGTAATTATTAGTGAT
Coding sequences:
- the Hr3 gene encoding probable nuclear hormone receptor HR3 isoform X4 → MPSTIRAQIEIIPCKVCGDKSSGVHYGVITCEGCKGFFRRSQSSVVNYQCPRNKNCVVDRVNRNRCQYCRLQKCLRLGMSRDAVKFGRMSKKQREKVEDEVRFHRAQMRAASETAPDSSVFEHQTPSSSDQHHPYNGGYTYGGSEYTSSGPGTGGYTNYNHQAMTNYELSADYVDSTTTYDPRPTQTQVADTVAPDTPSAVTATGVLPSVVTTGKSLSASTTGSGAGGGGTGNGAGGGGGSGGGSNGGGGAGSGNGSGSGGGSSGNGSTAAAGGTAGGGGGSGSLSGGGIVAVKQESAVELAGLGHGSYTMVDSTTFLSGQQQRVSNPSEDDEVPSLPSMSHAMRYPAQISELLSKTIADAHARTCLVSTEQIQESFRKPTDISRMIYYKNMAHEQLWLECAQKLTTVIQQIIEFAKMVPGFMKLSQDDQIVLLKAGSFELAVLRMSRYLDLQQNCVLYGDTLLPQEAFYTTDTAEMKLVSCVFELARSIAELKLTETELALYSAAVLLSPDRPGLKCLGDINRLSQAVIRALRSELDRNHVTPIKGDVTVCDAILAKIPQLREISLLHMDALAKFKRSQPHLEFPALHKELFSVDS
- the Hr3 gene encoding probable nuclear hormone receptor HR3 isoform X1 — encoded protein: MAESAPSPGNVHANSPQQPQQQQQQQAQPPQQQQQQPQQQQAQQPPDISSSQLTSPPITGTAQIEIIPCKVCGDKSSGVHYGVITCEGCKGFFRRSQSSVVNYQCPRNKNCVVDRVNRNRCQYCRLQKCLRLGMSRDAVKFGRMSKKQREKVEDEVRFHRAQMRAASETAPDSSVFEHQTPSSSDQHHPYNGGYTYGGSEYTSSGPGTGGYTNYNHQAMTNYELSADYVDSTTTYDPRPTQTQVADTVAPDTPSAVTATGVLPSVVTTGKSLSASTTGSGAGGGGTGNGAGGGGGSGGGSNGGGGAGSGNGSGSGGGSSGNGSTAAAGGTAGGGGGSGSLSGGGIVAVKQESAVELAGLGHGSYTMVDSTTFLSGQQQRVSNPSEDDEVPSLPSMSHAMRYPAQISELLSKTIADAHARTCLVSTEQIQESFRKPTDISRMIYYKNMAHEQLWLECAQKLTTVIQQIIEFAKMVPGFMKLSQDDQIVLLKAGSFELAVLRMSRYLDLQQNCVLYGDTLLPQEAFYTTDTAEMKLVSCVFELARSIAELKLTETELALYSAAVLLSPDRPGLKCLGDINRLSQAVIRALRSELDRNHVTPIKGDVTVCDAILAKIPQLREISLLHMDALAKFKRSQPHLEFPALHKELFSVDS
- the Hr3 gene encoding probable nuclear hormone receptor HR3 isoform X3 translates to MFEMWSAVSSKLEHSATSSGSPLPLTSHAPQTPHTSSGSIKAQIEIIPCKVCGDKSSGVHYGVITCEGCKGFFRRSQSSVVNYQCPRNKNCVVDRVNRNRCQYCRLQKCLRLGMSRDAVKFGRMSKKQREKVEDEVRFHRAQMRAASETAPDSSVFEHQTPSSSDQHHPYNGGYTYGGSEYTSSGPGTGGYTNYNHQAMTNYELSADYVDSTTTYDPRPTQTQVADTVAPDTPSAVTATGVLPSVVTTGKSLSASTTGSGAGGGGTGNGAGGGGGSGGGSNGGGGAGSGNGSGSGGGSSGNGSTAAAGGTAGGGGGSGSLSGGGIVAVKQESAVELAGLGHGSYTMVDSTTFLSGQQQRVSNPSEDDEVPSLPSMSHAMRYPAQISELLSKTIADAHARTCLVSTEQIQESFRKPTDISRMIYYKNMAHEQLWLECAQKLTTVIQQIIEFAKMVPGFMKLSQDDQIVLLKAGSFELAVLRMSRYLDLQQNCVLYGDTLLPQEAFYTTDTAEMKLVSCVFELARSIAELKLTETELALYSAAVLLSPDRPGLKCLGDINRLSQAVIRALRSELDRNHVTPIKGDVTVCDAILAKIPQLREISLLHMDALAKFKRSQPHLEFPALHKELFSVDS
- the Hr3 gene encoding probable nuclear hormone receptor HR3 isoform X2, encoding MAESAPSPGNVHANSPQQPQQQQQQQAQPPQQQQQQPQQQQAQQPPDISSSQLTSPPITGTAQIEIIPCKVCGDKSSGVHYGVITCEGCKGFFRRSQSSVVNYQCPRNKNCVVDRVNRNRCQYCRLQKCLRLGMSRDAVKFGRMSKKQREKVEDEVRFHRAQMRAASETAPDSSVFEHQTPSSSDQHHPYNGGYTYGGSEYTSSGPGTGGYTNYNHQAMTNYELSADYVDSTTTYDPRPTQTQVADTVAPDTPSAVTATGVLPSVVTTGKSLSASTTGSGAGGGGTGNGAGGGGGSGGGSNGGGGAGSGNGSGSGGGSSGNGSTAAAGGTAGGGGGSGSLSGGGIVAVKQESAVELAGLGHGSYTMVDSTTFLSGQQQRVSNPSEDDEVPSLPNPAQISELLSKTIADAHARTCLVSTEQIQESFRKPTDISRMIYYKNMAHEQLWLECAQKLTTVIQQIIEFAKMVPGFMKLSQDDQIVLLKAGSFELAVLRMSRYLDLQQNCVLYGDTLLPQEAFYTTDTAEMKLVSCVFELARSIAELKLTETELALYSAAVLLSPDRPGLKCLGDINRLSQAVIRALRSELDRNHVTPIKGDVTVCDAILAKIPQLREISLLHMDALAKFKRSQPHLEFPALHKELFSVDS
- the Hr3 gene encoding probable nuclear hormone receptor HR3 isoform X5 — encoded protein: MAESAPSPGNVHANSPQQPQQQQQQQAQPPQQQQQQPQQQQAQQPPDISSSQLTSPPITGTAQIEIIPCKVCGDKSSGVHYGVITCEGCKGFFRRSQSSVVNYQCPRNKNCVVDRVNRNRCQYCRLQKCLRLGMSRDAVKFGRMSKKQREKVEDEVRFHRAQMRAASETAPDSSVFEHQTPSSSDQHHPYNGGYTYGGSEYTSSGPGTGGYTNYNHQAMTNYELSADYVDSTTTYDPRPTQTQVADTVAPDTPSAVTATGVLPSVVTTDPAQISELLSKTIADAHARTCLVSTEQIQESFRKPTDISRMIYYKNMAHEQLWLECAQKLTTVIQQIIEFAKMVPGFMKLSQDDQIVLLKAGSFELAVLRMSRYLDLQQNCVLYGDTLLPQEAFYTTDTAEMKLVSCVFELARSIAELKLTETELALYSAAVLLSPDRPGLKCLGDINRLSQAVIRALRSELDRNHVTPIKGDVTVCDAILAKIPQLREISLLHMDALAKFKRSQPHLEFPALHKELFSVDS